GTATTAACATTCAAAATGACACAGTGGACAATGAGTTGCCTCTGAAAAAGAGGCAACAGAATGAACAAACAAGATAATAAAAGGCAAGAACATTGTTGAAAGAACTTGAAACAAGGTGAGGAATTATAAATCACTTCTGTAAAGCAGAAACTTGTCTTGCACCATAACTTCAAGTGCATTTCCCACTCAAACTTCAGTGAAACTATTTAATGCATGAGAGCAACGAATATTGCAACAGCCAATAATTTTAAACAAGTTAGATCACAAAAATTGCCCAGAATCAATTAGATGTGTTACCCCATGATATTATAAACTAGAACTTTGACCTAGACAGAATAACATCAGTGTCTTGTCAGATTCTGTCAGGAATGATTAGAAAATGTGAATCTTAGGTGCCAATTTATCTTGGTTGTAACTTTCAAGACCTACAGTTGACCTGTCAGACCAAGATCCACATGTCTCTTGCATGCATGAATCAACTGATTCTGACTCTAAACCATGTTTACCGAGGAAAGATCAACGTAAAATGATTACCTCAAGCAATATCCTGAATGTTGGTCTACACTTTTAGATCAGCATTTAGGCACTCCTTAAGAACTTGCAAGTGAATCAAGATGTAAGTAGTCATTTCTCATCGAGTCAGGGTGAAATATATTACAGAAGTAATCTATTATTACGGAAGGCGTTTTAAAGAAAAAGGCCTCTCCCTCATGATCAAACTATGTTGTGCCTTATCCAACAttggatgatgatgaagaagagagACAAAAGGAGAGTGGCACTAGGGTGGATCAAATTAAACATAGGGAAAAAAATCACTAAGATGTTAGATCAAATTAAGCATATTTTAGATAAGTACAACAAATGAGAAAAAATTGCTGGAAGAGAGAATCAGTAATAAAAAACAGGACTAAAATATCATGGCATGACTATTTGAGTTATACTCAGATTTCACTTGGATATTTGTTACTTTGTATGTGCTTAGTGTTATGGGCATGGGTTATGTTTATCTATTTTGTTACTCAACTATATGTATGCTCTGATTGTTACTCAACAATCAGAGCAAAATATTCTATAATCTAAGTTTAACAATTCTAGTAAAAAAAACTTGGTATTACACACTAAACTCATGATGCTTTACCTTGTTATATTCTACCTTTCAAATATCAAACACAAAACTTTACAAGACTAAACCAGCACAAACTACTTTCATGTAAAACCAACCAAAATATGCAGAGTATCAATATTCCACTGTATAAAATATTCATGTCCACTTATTAGAAAGGATCCAACCAGGTGTATGTCTAACTTGCCATAACAAAAATGACTACAAAATAGTAGCAAGATTTTAATGGAAACTAAGAAGAAATAGTGCTTCTATTGTCAACTAGTTTCCATCAAATATCAGCAAATCACCAAGTGAGATTGCAGAATATGTCATGTTCCTTACCTTGATGAGGTTGCTGACCTAAAAACATATATAGTTGTTGTGTCAAGGGGTAAAAGAAACTCCGGTTGATTGTAAACAAAATTTCAGCCATTGTCTGATCCATCTTCATCATCTGAATCATCCAACTCATAgcattcgtcatcatcattgtcactggcatcaacatcatcatcatcaaaaccaACATCTTCACCGTAAACACCATCCTGCTCCTCATTGTCAATGGCAATCTGTTCCTTTTGTTCCTCCCTGCAATTGCCTTCGCCGAATAAGTCATCCTCCTCAAGAACTAGCTTTGTCATGCCCTTGCCCCGATACAGCAACCCTGTTCTCATGACGTAAAAGAACTTGTCTCGAACAAGTGAGAGGGGGTGCGGATCCACCAGCTTACCGCTCTGGTAGCCCTCCCGAAGGACCACCGTGGTGGTCTTGCACTTTAGGGACAGATAGAAGATCCCCGGGTAGCGGGTGAACACGCGAGTGAACCTGTGGGGGAGGCCGAGCTCCTCTCGGAGGCTGCGAATGTAGTTCCGCTTGGTCTTCTTGTGGATCGTGAGGCTGAGGAGCTCGTGCAGGACCCCAACGACGTGCTTCTCCATGAGATCGCTGTCGGGGTCGATACCGGACGCGTCCTCGTAGGGAGATACGTAGGGGAGGTGGTGGAAGTCTTCCATCCAGGCCTTGACCTTCTTCATGGAGCCGTAGCCTCTGGGGAAGCGCATGGGGAAAGCAAGGGGGGCGGCAGAGGATACGGATGGCTTCTTGAAGTCGCGGTAGGAGGGCTGTGCTAGGGCATCTCTGTGGCGGAGCTGGAGGGCGGAGAAGGCGAGGTGATCGGGCCAGGAGGAGAGGGAAAGGATGAAGGCGCCGTCAGTGGGGCGTCGGGAGAGGCGGAAGAGGTCCGAGCGGGTAGCGGCAAGGGCGGAGGGAAAGTCCGGGGGAAGGCCAAGATCGTAGCGGAGTGGAAAGATGGCGGAGAGGGGGAGAGCGCGGGAGCGAGCCATCATCAGGAGGCGAGCAAGGCGGTGGGCGGCGTCCTCCGGGAGGGCGGCTTGGAAAGTTTCGCTTTcgcggcggtggaggaggagggcagCGGGGGCGAGAGAGAAAGCCGGGAGGGAAGGGAAACGGGGGTGAGGGAGCTCGCGGAAGAGGGTGGGGTAGCGGCGGAGGAAGCGGAGGACGGGGACAGTGAGGCCGAGGTTTTTCTGGAACCGGGCGAGAGAGCGGGCGGGGAGGAGGCCGGAAGGGGCGGCGGCGATGGCGTCCTTGAGGAGGCAGGCGGCCTTGATGTCGGTGTCGCGGTCGATGATGTGGTCGAGACCACGGTTCTTGACCCACTTGAGCCGAACCTTCACCAGCCACCGCCGCGACCACCACCCCCATTGTCCGCACTGCAGCTGCAGATGATGACGGTGGAGGGCGACGAGGGTTTTACTGCCCCGGCTCAACATCATCGCGATCATCAGCAAGTTGTCTTCGGTTGAGGCTCAAGCAAGCAAAGGCTTAATACTTGCTACTATCTGGGGACAtgcacgaatcttaaagaaatgGAAGGATTGCGGATGTTGAGCACGAGAGCAACACAGAAAGCCTCACCACACCACAGCAGTTACATCTGCTCTTCGCTGAGGAATTTTCGACAAGGAAATAAAACCAGTGCAATTCTGAAGCAAAACGAATCATACAATTCATGGATATCAAGACAATTTACCTTCGTCGAGTATAACCGTCGAAATTTTCAGCCAAAACCAACGAGTACAAGTTTACCCTCATCTTCATCACCATGAAGGATGAGAACTGTCCTGTAGCATGAACTTTGAAGCTTGTCATGTGAAAGGAAAACAAAACAGGAACAGAAGAAGTTTATCTACTACATTG
This genomic stretch from Musa acuminata AAA Group cultivar baxijiao chromosome BXJ3-9, Cavendish_Baxijiao_AAA, whole genome shotgun sequence harbors:
- the LOC135649628 gene encoding protein WHAT'S THIS FACTOR 9, mitochondrial-like, whose product is MIAMMLSRGSKTLVALHRHHLQLQCGQWGWWSRRWLVKVRLKWVKNRGLDHIIDRDTDIKAACLLKDAIAAAPSGLLPARSLARFQKNLGLTVPVLRFLRRYPTLFRELPHPRFPSLPAFSLAPAALLLHRRESETFQAALPEDAAHRLARLLMMARSRALPLSAIFPLRYDLGLPPDFPSALAATRSDLFRLSRRPTDGAFILSLSSWPDHLAFSALQLRHRDALAQPSYRDFKKPSVSSAAPLAFPMRFPRGYGSMKKVKAWMEDFHHLPYVSPYEDASGIDPDSDLMEKHVVGVLHELLSLTIHKKTKRNYIRSLREELGLPHRFTRVFTRYPGIFYLSLKCKTTTVVLREGYQSGKLVDPHPLSLVRDKFFYVMRTGLLYRGKGMTKLVLEEDDLFGEGNCREEQKEQIAIDNEEQDGVYGEDVGFDDDDVDASDNDDDECYELDDSDDEDGSDNG